Proteins from one Planctomycetota bacterium genomic window:
- a CDS encoding D-alanine--D-alanine ligase, with protein MNTDKPRLLLFRQKKLRIGVLLGGFSSERKVSLKSGRAVVKALKGLGHPVKVIDVRSPNIIKSLKDIDFAFIVLHGKFGEDGTLQRILEKQHIPYTGPRPKASQAAFDKAITKKILTRHKIPTAPYCIMRNAECGMRNYNSEFRIPNSSFLGYPLVVKPCREGSSVGISIAHNDRELKAGLKEAAKYDSTIILEQFIKGREVTVGILGQTPLPLVEVRPKQGFYSFKAKYQDKTTEYIVKPRFPAKVVRKIQQTALRAYRALGCSGLSRVDLIYSKEKGPFVLEINTIPGMTERSLLPKAARAVGIEFPQLCERIVEQTLTTKGTK; from the coding sequence ATGAACACAGATAAACCCAGATTGTTATTATTCCGACAGAAGAAATTAAGAATCGGCGTCCTATTGGGCGGATTCTCATCCGAGCGAAAGGTATCGCTCAAATCCGGCCGGGCTGTGGTCAAGGCATTAAAGGGTTTAGGACATCCGGTTAAGGTCATAGACGTCCGGAGCCCAAATATCATTAAGTCACTCAAAGACATCGATTTTGCCTTTATCGTCCTGCACGGTAAATTCGGCGAGGATGGCACGCTCCAGCGCATCCTGGAAAAACAACATATTCCTTATACCGGCCCAAGGCCAAAGGCATCCCAGGCCGCCTTTGATAAGGCCATTACCAAGAAGATATTGACTCGGCATAAGATTCCCACGGCCCCGTATTGCATAATGCGGAATGCGGAGTGCGGAATGCGAAATTATAATTCCGAATTCCGAATTCCGAATTCCTCATTTCTTGGCTATCCTCTTGTAGTGAAGCCCTGCCGCGAGGGTTCAAGTGTGGGTATCTCTATTGCCCACAATGATAGAGAACTTAAAGCCGGTCTGAAAGAGGCGGCAAAATACGACTCGACAATTATCTTGGAGCAATTCATCAAGGGGCGGGAGGTGACGGTCGGAATCCTAGGCCAGACGCCTCTGCCTTTGGTTGAGGTCAGGCCCAAACAGGGATTCTACTCATTCAAGGCCAAGTATCAGGACAAGACGACTGAATATATCGTCAAGCCGCGATTCCCGGCAAAGGTAGTCCGGAAAATCCAGCAGACCGCATTAAGGGCATATCGGGCATTGGGCTGTTCCGGGCTTTCCAGGGTTGACCTGATATATTCAAAGGAAAAGGGTCCGTTTGTCCTGGAGATAAACACCATACCTGGAATGACCGAGCGGAGTTTGTTACCCAAGGCCGCCCGGGCCGTCGGCATTGAATTTCCCCAACTCTGCGAGCGGATAGTTGAACAGACATTAACCACAAAGGGCACAAAGTGA